From the Peromyscus leucopus breed LL Stock chromosome 8b, UCI_PerLeu_2.1, whole genome shotgun sequence genome, one window contains:
- the Phospho1 gene encoding phosphoethanolamine/phosphocholine phosphatase isoform X2 gives MTGCLPAVGLRCLSRDGRMAAPGAPRFLLTFDFDETIVDENSDDSIVRAAPGQQLPESLRATYREGYYNEYMQRVFKYLGEQGVRPRDLRAVYETIPLSPGMGDLLQFVAKQGSCFEVILISDANTFGVESALRAAGHHSLFRRILSNPSGPDARGLLTLRPFHTHSCPRCPANMCKHKVLSEYLRERARDGVHFERLFYVGDGANDFCPMGLLAGGDVAFPRRGYPMHRLIQEAQKADPSSFRAHVVPWETAADVRQHLQQVLKMC, from the exons ATGACCGGGTGTCTTCCAGCTGTTGGCCTACGATGCCTATCTAGG GACGGCAGGATGGCTGCGCCCGGCGCGCCTCGCTTCCTCCTGACCTTCGACTTCGATGAGACCATCGTGGACGAAAACAGCGACGACTCGATCGTGCGCGCGGCGCCAGGCCAGCAACTACCCGAGAGCCTGCGAGCCACCTACCGCGAGGGCTACTACAATGAGTACATGCAACGCGTCTTCAAGTACCTGGGTGAGCAGGGCGTACGGCCCCGGGACCTGCGCGCCGTCTACGAGACCATCCCCCTGTCGCCAGGCATGGGCGATTTGCTGCAGTTCGTAGCCAAGCAGGGCTCCTGCTTCGAGGTTATTCTCATTTCGGATGCCAACACCTTCGGTGTGGAGAGTGCCCTGCGTGCCGCTGGCCACCACAGCTTATTCCGCCGCATCCTCAGCAACCCATCCGGGCCCGACGCGCGGGGACTGCTGACGCTGCGGCCCTTCCACACGCACAGCTGCCCGCGCTGCCCCGCCAACATGTGCAAGCACAAGGTGCTCAGCGAATACCTCCGTGAGCGGGCCCGCGACGGCGTGCACTTCGAGCGCCTCTTCTACGTGGGCGATGGTGCAAATGACTTCTGCCCCATGGGGCTGCTGGCGGGCGGGGACGTGGCCTTCCCGCGCCGCGGTTACCCCATGCACCGCCTCATCCAGGAGGCCCAGAAGGCCGACCCCAGCTCCTTCCGCGCCCACGTGGTGCCCTGGGAAACGGCCGCAGACGTGCGCCAACATCTGCAACAGGTGCTGAAGATGTGTTGA
- the Phospho1 gene encoding phosphoethanolamine/phosphocholine phosphatase isoform X1: MCQRSWLWPANQALPGRLPPRHLSLAPSSCSSSPCSQDGRMAAPGAPRFLLTFDFDETIVDENSDDSIVRAAPGQQLPESLRATYREGYYNEYMQRVFKYLGEQGVRPRDLRAVYETIPLSPGMGDLLQFVAKQGSCFEVILISDANTFGVESALRAAGHHSLFRRILSNPSGPDARGLLTLRPFHTHSCPRCPANMCKHKVLSEYLRERARDGVHFERLFYVGDGANDFCPMGLLAGGDVAFPRRGYPMHRLIQEAQKADPSSFRAHVVPWETAADVRQHLQQVLKMC, encoded by the coding sequence ATGTGCCAGCGATCCTGGCTGTGGCCCGCTAACCAGGCTCTCCCCGGCCGGCTCCCGCCGCGCCACCTTTCGCttgccccctcctcctgctcctcttcccccTGCTCCCAGGACGGCAGGATGGCTGCGCCCGGCGCGCCTCGCTTCCTCCTGACCTTCGACTTCGATGAGACCATCGTGGACGAAAACAGCGACGACTCGATCGTGCGCGCGGCGCCAGGCCAGCAACTACCCGAGAGCCTGCGAGCCACCTACCGCGAGGGCTACTACAATGAGTACATGCAACGCGTCTTCAAGTACCTGGGTGAGCAGGGCGTACGGCCCCGGGACCTGCGCGCCGTCTACGAGACCATCCCCCTGTCGCCAGGCATGGGCGATTTGCTGCAGTTCGTAGCCAAGCAGGGCTCCTGCTTCGAGGTTATTCTCATTTCGGATGCCAACACCTTCGGTGTGGAGAGTGCCCTGCGTGCCGCTGGCCACCACAGCTTATTCCGCCGCATCCTCAGCAACCCATCCGGGCCCGACGCGCGGGGACTGCTGACGCTGCGGCCCTTCCACACGCACAGCTGCCCGCGCTGCCCCGCCAACATGTGCAAGCACAAGGTGCTCAGCGAATACCTCCGTGAGCGGGCCCGCGACGGCGTGCACTTCGAGCGCCTCTTCTACGTGGGCGATGGTGCAAATGACTTCTGCCCCATGGGGCTGCTGGCGGGCGGGGACGTGGCCTTCCCGCGCCGCGGTTACCCCATGCACCGCCTCATCCAGGAGGCCCAGAAGGCCGACCCCAGCTCCTTCCGCGCCCACGTGGTGCCCTGGGAAACGGCCGCAGACGTGCGCCAACATCTGCAACAGGTGCTGAAGATGTGTTGA